A genomic segment from Pseudomonadota bacterium encodes:
- the pcaG gene encoding protocatechuate 3,4-dioxygenase subunit alpha: MSALTPSQTVGPYFRIGLDWPDAWRLCPVCDLSLRGRVLDGDGAPVPDALLEIWQADADGRYHAEATQGFRGLGRRGVDADGGFRFETIKPGRVPAPDGGWQAPHINLLVMARGLLQHLYTRVYFPADAALHDADAVLACVPAARRQTLLARAHAGHFEFDIHLQGEHETVFFAL, encoded by the coding sequence ATGAGCGCGCTCACGCCTTCGCAGACCGTCGGCCCGTACTTTCGCATCGGCCTCGACTGGCCCGACGCCTGGCGCCTTTGCCCGGTCTGCGACCTCAGCCTGCGCGGGCGCGTGCTCGACGGTGACGGCGCGCCGGTACCGGATGCCTTGCTTGAGATCTGGCAGGCCGACGCGGACGGTCGTTACCACGCCGAAGCCACGCAGGGCTTTCGTGGCCTGGGTCGCCGCGGGGTCGACGCCGACGGTGGATTTCGTTTCGAAACCATCAAGCCCGGCCGCGTGCCGGCGCCCGATGGCGGCTGGCAGGCGCCGCACATCAATCTCCTGGTGATGGCGCGCGGGCTCCTGCAGCATCTCTATACGCGGGTCTATTTTCCGGCGGATGCGGCGCTGCATGACGCCGATGCGGTGCTCGCCTGCGTGCCGGCCGCGCGGCGCCAGACCCTCCTGGCGCGCGCACACGCCGGCCACTTCGAGTTCGACATCCACCTGCAGGGGGAACACGAGACAGTGTTCTTCGCGCTCTGA
- the pcaH gene encoding protocatechuate 3,4-dioxygenase subunit beta, whose translation MSTSRLYAPVAPGIHPANATDAYRSSAKRAPREALVVIPETLSEVSGPRCGRERLGHAGHDLTRPAGARGGEALGQRIIVHGRLLDERGRPERGALVEVWQANAAGRYLHDGDRHDAPLDPNFSGRGAVLTDDEGRYRFLTIEPGIYPWGNHYNAWRPKHIHFSLFGQAWATRLVTQMYFPGDPTLPLDPIFMGVPDEAARARLVSRFDITCSEPDYAMAYEFDIVLRGADGTPWEGRP comes from the coding sequence ATGAGCACGTCGCGACTCTATGCGCCGGTGGCGCCGGGCATCCACCCGGCCAACGCCACCGACGCCTATCGCTCGAGCGCCAAGCGCGCGCCGCGCGAAGCCTTGGTAGTCATTCCCGAGACCTTGTCGGAAGTGAGCGGCCCGCGCTGCGGGCGCGAGCGGCTGGGGCATGCGGGCCACGATCTCACGCGTCCAGCCGGCGCGCGGGGCGGCGAGGCCCTGGGCCAACGCATCATCGTGCATGGCCGGCTGCTCGACGAGCGCGGACGCCCTGAACGCGGCGCGCTGGTGGAGGTGTGGCAGGCCAATGCCGCCGGTCGCTACCTGCATGACGGCGACCGCCACGATGCACCGCTGGACCCCAATTTCAGCGGTCGCGGCGCGGTGCTGACCGACGACGAAGGCCGTTACCGCTTCCTCACCATCGAGCCCGGCATCTACCCGTGGGGCAATCACTACAACGCCTGGCGGCCCAAGCACATCCATTTCTCGCTGTTCGGCCAGGCGTGGGCGACGCGGCTCGTCACGCAGATGTATTTTCCCGGCGACCCGACCTTGCCGCTGGATCCGATCTTCATGGGCGTGCCCGACGAGGCCGCCCGTGCGCGCCTGGTGTCGCGCTTCGATATCACCTGCAGCGAGCCCGATTACGCCATGGCTTACGAGTTCGACATCGTGCTGCGCGGCGCCGACGGCACGCCCTGGGAGGGGCGGCCATGA
- a CDS encoding 3-oxoacid CoA-transferase subunit B: MVKALSSEDIARRVARDIPNGAYVNLGIGMPMLVADYPVPGREFVLHSENGLLGMGPAPTAGEEDMDLINAGKQPVTILPGGSYFHHADSFAMIRGGHIDISILGAYQVAANGDLANWALPGPKPPAVGGAMDLVAGARQVWVMLATHVAKDGAHKIVERCDLPLTGLNCVHRVYSDLAVIDITPGGLVVTDMVAGLSAAELQANTGAPLTFADSCRALQSDRAA, from the coding sequence ATGGTCAAGGCACTTTCGTCGGAAGACATTGCCCGGCGCGTCGCGCGCGACATTCCCAACGGTGCATACGTGAATCTCGGCATCGGCATGCCGATGCTGGTCGCCGACTACCCGGTGCCAGGCCGCGAGTTCGTGCTGCATTCGGAGAACGGCCTGCTGGGCATGGGCCCGGCGCCCACCGCCGGCGAGGAAGACATGGACTTGATCAATGCCGGCAAGCAGCCGGTCACCATCCTGCCCGGTGGTTCGTATTTTCATCATGCCGATTCCTTCGCCATGATCCGGGGCGGCCATATCGACATCTCGATCCTCGGCGCCTACCAGGTGGCGGCCAATGGCGATCTTGCCAACTGGGCCTTGCCGGGGCCCAAGCCGCCAGCGGTCGGCGGTGCCATGGACCTGGTGGCCGGCGCGCGCCAGGTGTGGGTGATGCTGGCTACCCATGTCGCCAAGGACGGTGCGCATAAGATCGTCGAACGTTGCGACCTGCCGCTGACCGGTCTCAATTGCGTGCACCGCGTGTACTCGGATCTCGCCGTCATCGACATCACGCCCGGCGGGCTGGTGGTCACCGACATGGTGGCCGGCCTCAGCGCTGCCGAACTGCAGGCCAACACCGGCGCGCCGCTGACGTTCGCCGACAGCTGTCGTGCCCTGCAGAGCGATCGCGCCGCCTGA
- a CDS encoding 3-oxoacid CoA-transferase subunit A: MIDKRVSTLADMVADCPDLRDGAIVLIGGFGDAGVPERLIETICELGLRNLTVVSNNAGSGDYGLASLLKAGCVGKMVCSFPRSAGSIVFEELYAAGKIELEIVPQGTLAERIRAGGAGIPAFYTATGYGTPLAQGKETREFDGRHYVMERAIRADVALIHARTADRWGNLTYPKTARNFNPIMAMAAATTLAEVRRFVDNVAPEEVVTPGIFVTRMVEIGER, from the coding sequence ATGATCGATAAACGCGTCAGCACTCTCGCCGACATGGTGGCTGATTGCCCCGATCTGCGAGATGGCGCCATCGTGTTGATCGGCGGCTTCGGCGATGCCGGCGTGCCCGAGAGACTCATCGAAACCATCTGCGAGCTCGGCTTGCGCAACCTGACGGTGGTGAGCAACAACGCCGGCTCCGGCGATTACGGTCTGGCCTCGCTCCTGAAGGCCGGTTGCGTCGGCAAGATGGTGTGTTCCTTCCCGCGCTCGGCCGGCTCCATCGTGTTCGAAGAACTGTACGCCGCCGGCAAGATCGAACTCGAAATCGTGCCGCAGGGCACGCTCGCCGAACGCATACGCGCGGGTGGCGCCGGCATCCCGGCGTTCTACACGGCCACCGGATACGGCACGCCGCTCGCGCAGGGCAAGGAAACCCGCGAATTCGACGGCCGTCATTACGTCATGGAGCGCGCCATTCGCGCCGACGTGGCGCTCATCCATGCGCGCACCGCCGATCGCTGGGGCAACCTCACCTATCCCAAGACCGCGCGCAACTTCAACCCGATCATGGCCATGGCCGCCGCGACCACGCTGGCCGAAGTGCGCCGCTTCGTCGACAACGTGGCGCCCGAGGAAGTGGTCACGCCCGGCATCTTCGTCACACGCATGGTGGAAATAGGAGAGCGATGA
- a CDS encoding Tim44 domain-containing protein, translating to MFKQISLVSSLLFGLVLCVAPFEDAEAKRFGGGASFGSRTSHGTAYKRQPSAAPAAPSASQAQAMARNQSVREGLSRRGGLMGMLGGLAIGGLLGSLLFGGAFENINFLDILMFAAIAYMLYRLMAARKIASMPRPAYQRQAEPAPSRGGQDYAPPPPPAAPPQALDTGDWFRGGLKNDDGASLPDFNQASVPAGFDQAAFLVGAKNAYHDLQKAWDARDLAAVRRLTTDAMYVEIENRIKEIDADNRTMVLKLEAELLEAREAGDQLEAVVLFDGIVREADDEQARQVREVWHFTKPRNATQPTWFLDGLQQLED from the coding sequence ATGTTCAAGCAAATCAGTCTCGTCTCATCCCTGCTGTTCGGGCTCGTCCTGTGTGTCGCGCCGTTCGAAGACGCCGAGGCCAAACGTTTCGGTGGCGGAGCGTCCTTCGGCAGTCGCACTTCGCACGGCACCGCCTACAAGCGCCAGCCGAGTGCCGCACCGGCGGCGCCGTCCGCCAGCCAGGCGCAGGCCATGGCGCGCAACCAGTCGGTGCGCGAGGGCTTGTCGCGTCGCGGCGGCCTGATGGGCATGCTGGGCGGTCTCGCCATCGGCGGCCTGTTGGGCTCGTTGCTGTTCGGCGGCGCCTTCGAGAACATCAATTTCCTCGACATCCTGATGTTCGCGGCCATCGCCTACATGCTGTATCGCCTCATGGCGGCGCGTAAAATCGCCAGCATGCCGCGGCCCGCCTACCAGCGGCAGGCGGAACCGGCGCCTTCGCGCGGCGGCCAGGATTACGCTCCGCCGCCTCCGCCGGCCGCGCCGCCCCAGGCACTGGACACCGGCGACTGGTTCCGTGGCGGTTTGAAGAACGACGATGGCGCGTCGCTGCCGGACTTCAACCAGGCCAGCGTGCCGGCTGGTTTTGACCAGGCGGCGTTCCTGGTTGGCGCCAAGAACGCTTACCACGACCTGCAAAAAGCCTGGGATGCGCGCGATCTCGCCGCCGTGCGGCGTCTCACCACCGATGCCATGTACGTCGAGATCGAAAACCGCATCAAGGAAATCGACGCCGACAACCGCACCATGGTGTTGAAGCTCGAGGCGGAATTGCTGGAAGCGCGGGAGGCGGGCGACCAGCTGGAAGCGGTCGTGCTGTTCGACGGCATCGTGCGCGAGGCCGATGACGAGCAGGCGCGCCAGGTGCGCGAGGTGTGGCATTTCACCAAGCCGCGCAACGCCACGCAGCCGACCTGGTTCCTGGATGGCCTGCAGCAGCTGGAAGACTGA
- a CDS encoding alpha/beta hydrolase yields MRGLLLIMMWMLSAAGASAQSAAPCTAAPGACTEWVTIGGGPARALIYRSYSLDVRNEHVTRLLVMVHGKNRDADNYFSTAMAAAFLAHAMEDTAIVAPYMASSARDCEDPITPPQIDFSCTGDSWRAGASALSHPHLTSFDFVDEILRKATSGVFPKLRRIVVAGHSAGGQFTMRYAMSNKLHDDLPVEVSYVVANPSSYPWPDSARPLPVGDAHPHAAGQAWEDEQPHARFEFGAIDARQCPEFNRWPFGLDARTTGYTRTMESERLVRQLTSRPTTYVLGQIDVLPLAGFDSSCAAMLQGPTRRARGEAFVAYMQQRWRTHHRIRIVPDCGHNARCVFTADEVLPLLFPPLTPPDSTPGAGADQHGSQAAIR; encoded by the coding sequence ATGCGTGGCTTGCTGTTGATCATGATGTGGATGCTGTCCGCCGCGGGCGCGTCGGCGCAAAGCGCGGCGCCCTGCACCGCCGCGCCCGGCGCCTGCACGGAGTGGGTCACGATCGGCGGCGGGCCGGCGCGCGCGCTCATTTATCGCTCCTACTCGCTGGACGTGCGCAACGAACACGTCACGCGCCTGTTGGTGATGGTGCACGGCAAGAACCGCGACGCCGACAACTACTTCAGCACCGCCATGGCTGCCGCCTTTCTTGCCCACGCCATGGAAGACACCGCCATCGTCGCGCCCTACATGGCGTCCTCGGCGCGCGATTGCGAAGACCCGATCACGCCGCCCCAGATTGATTTCTCCTGCACCGGCGACAGCTGGCGCGCCGGCGCCAGCGCACTCAGTCATCCGCATCTGACCTCTTTCGATTTCGTCGACGAGATCCTGCGCAAGGCGACCAGCGGCGTGTTCCCCAAGCTGCGCCGCATCGTGGTGGCCGGCCATTCCGCCGGCGGCCAATTCACCATGCGCTATGCCATGAGCAACAAGCTGCACGATGACCTGCCGGTCGAAGTGAGCTACGTGGTGGCCAATCCTTCCAGCTATCCGTGGCCGGACAGCGCGCGTCCCTTGCCGGTCGGTGACGCCCATCCACACGCCGCCGGGCAGGCCTGGGAGGACGAGCAGCCGCATGCACGTTTCGAGTTCGGCGCCATCGACGCACGCCAATGTCCCGAATTCAATCGCTGGCCTTTCGGTCTCGACGCGCGCACCACCGGTTACACGCGCACCATGGAAAGTGAGCGCCTGGTGCGACAGCTCACCAGCCGACCGACGACCTACGTGCTGGGGCAAATCGATGTGCTGCCGCTGGCAGGTTTCGATTCATCCTGCGCGGCGATGCTGCAGGGCCCCACGCGCCGCGCGCGCGGCGAAGCCTTCGTCGCCTACATGCAGCAGCGCTGGCGTACCCACCACCGCATCCGCATCGTGCCGGACTGCGGCCACAACGCGCGCTGCGTCTTCACCGCCGATGAAGTCCTGCCGCTGTTGTTTCCTCCGCTGACGCCGCCGGACAGTACACCGGGCGCGGGCGCCGACCAGCACGGCTCCCAGGCGGCCATTCGCTGA
- a CDS encoding amidohydrolase family protein, with protein MSRVLFTNVEIFEGTESRRRPGEVLLTGNRISAVAAPGESLPRDGIDEIIDGQGSTLMPGLVNPHCHFTYSNAVSLADINALPVEENLLVTLRNARTYLDYGFTAVIGVASAKPRLEVVVRNAVNKGEFPGPRILASTPEYTVSGGVGDDSRLDLFVPSIGIVCDGVEEFRKSIRQLIREGVDIVKFNNSGDSFTFGRMPGDINPMTEDEVRTICETTLNIGKRLAAHAHTDSGVRQCIQYGVELINHATFASDATIEALAKVAHKHWVTPAIAARYNTTYEAQAWGITTEIAESIGNKRELEAGCATMQKMHRAGIRVLPFGDYGFAWIPIGTDCRDLEHMVNLFDMQPWEALRAATAYGGEAWVGNSGEKLGRIAPGYLADILLIDGDPLADLSLLQDQRRIVAVMKDGQFHRRFSGRAERGAGKVAA; from the coding sequence ATGAGTCGCGTACTGTTCACCAATGTCGAGATCTTCGAAGGCACCGAGTCCCGGCGCCGGCCCGGCGAAGTGCTGTTGACCGGCAATCGCATCAGCGCGGTGGCCGCGCCAGGCGAGAGCCTGCCGCGCGACGGCATCGATGAAATCATCGATGGCCAGGGCTCGACCTTGATGCCGGGCCTGGTCAATCCGCACTGCCATTTCACCTACAGCAACGCGGTCAGCCTCGCCGACATCAACGCCTTGCCGGTGGAGGAGAACCTGCTCGTCACGCTGCGCAACGCGCGCACTTATCTCGATTATGGCTTCACCGCCGTGATCGGCGTGGCCTCGGCCAAGCCGCGCCTGGAAGTGGTGGTGCGCAATGCCGTCAACAAGGGCGAATTCCCCGGGCCGCGCATCCTCGCGTCGACGCCCGAATACACCGTCAGCGGCGGCGTGGGCGACGATTCGCGCCTGGACTTGTTCGTGCCTTCCATCGGTATCGTGTGCGACGGCGTCGAGGAATTCCGTAAATCCATCCGCCAGCTGATCCGCGAAGGCGTCGACATCGTCAAGTTCAACAACTCCGGCGACAGCTTCACCTTCGGCCGCATGCCGGGCGACATCAACCCGATGACCGAGGACGAAGTGCGCACCATCTGCGAGACGACCTTGAACATCGGCAAGCGCCTCGCCGCCCACGCGCATACCGACAGCGGCGTGCGCCAATGTATTCAATACGGCGTGGAACTCATCAATCACGCCACGTTTGCCAGTGATGCGACCATCGAGGCATTGGCCAAGGTCGCGCACAAGCACTGGGTGACGCCCGCCATCGCGGCGCGCTACAACACCACCTACGAAGCGCAGGCCTGGGGCATCACCACCGAAATCGCCGAGAGCATCGGCAACAAGCGCGAACTGGAGGCCGGCTGCGCGACCATGCAGAAGATGCATCGGGCCGGCATTCGTGTGCTGCCCTTCGGCGACTACGGCTTTGCCTGGATCCCGATAGGCACCGACTGCCGCGATCTCGAGCACATGGTCAACCTGTTCGACATGCAGCCCTGGGAAGCGCTGCGCGCCGCGACCGCTTATGGCGGCGAGGCGTGGGTGGGCAACAGCGGCGAAAAGCTCGGCCGCATCGCGCCCGGCTACCTCGCCGACATACTGCTCATCGACGGCGATCCGCTCGCCGACCTGAGCCTGCTGCAGGATCAGCGCCGCATCGTGGCGGTGATGAAGGATGGCCAGTTTCATCGCCGCTTCAGCGGCCGCGCCGAACGCGGCGCTGGCAAGGTCGCGGCCTGA
- a CDS encoding DUF1636 family protein, whose product MAALLFVCVRCHRYAESRSDAARAGLDLAERLAALCRDELEVRQVACLGACPRPCNVALRGSGRQSLLFSDVDGADGVALVEFAATYWSLAAGSDAVAALPPALRVKLAQQTPPHAGKRLS is encoded by the coding sequence GTGGCCGCCCTGTTGTTCGTGTGCGTGCGCTGCCATCGCTACGCCGAGTCGCGTAGCGATGCGGCGCGCGCCGGCTTGGACCTCGCTGAACGCCTCGCCGCGCTGTGTCGCGATGAACTAGAAGTGCGACAGGTCGCCTGCCTCGGCGCTTGTCCTCGCCCCTGCAACGTGGCGCTGCGCGGCAGCGGCCGTCAGAGTCTCTTGTTCAGCGACGTGGACGGCGCCGACGGCGTGGCGCTGGTCGAATTCGCAGCGACCTACTGGTCGCTGGCTGCAGGCAGCGATGCCGTGGCGGCCTTGCCGCCGGCGCTGCGCGTTAAACTCGCACAACAGACGCCGCCGCACGCCGGCAAGCGTCTTTCATGA
- a CDS encoding fumarylacetoacetate hydrolase family protein, translating into MKIARYSHASRVQLGLVDTAAGTVTPLATDAGHGDAMLALMHEALAGHAPRTAGAAVPLADVSLLPPIAQPRKNILCIGKNYAAHAAEFTRSGYDSSAKSAQDAIPEAPIVFTKAPCAMTGARDDIIVPWHITSQVDYEAELGVVIGKPGRRIARERAYEHVWAYCVINDATARDLQAKHKQWLLGKSIDTFCPIGPWLTTADEVEPGNLDVQCWVNGELRQNANTRDLIFDIPAIIECISASMTLETGDIIATGTPAGVGIGFTPPKFLASGDVVKVAISGLGEIENRVV; encoded by the coding sequence ATGAAAATCGCCCGTTATTCCCATGCTTCCCGTGTCCAGCTCGGCCTGGTCGATACCGCCGCCGGCACGGTCACGCCGCTCGCCACCGACGCGGGCCATGGTGATGCGATGCTGGCGCTCATGCACGAGGCGCTGGCCGGCCACGCACCGCGCACCGCCGGCGCCGCCGTGCCCTTGGCGGACGTGAGCCTGCTGCCGCCCATCGCGCAGCCGCGCAAGAACATCCTGTGCATCGGCAAGAATTACGCGGCGCACGCCGCCGAGTTCACGCGCAGCGGCTACGATTCTTCGGCCAAGAGCGCGCAGGATGCGATCCCGGAGGCGCCCATCGTCTTCACCAAGGCGCCATGCGCCATGACCGGCGCGCGCGACGACATCATCGTGCCGTGGCACATCACCTCGCAGGTCGATTACGAAGCGGAGCTCGGCGTCGTGATCGGCAAGCCGGGGCGGCGCATCGCGCGCGAGCGTGCCTATGAACACGTATGGGCCTATTGCGTCATCAACGACGCCACGGCGCGCGACCTGCAGGCCAAACACAAGCAATGGCTGCTGGGTAAGTCCATCGACACCTTCTGTCCCATCGGCCCGTGGTTGACCACCGCCGATGAAGTCGAGCCGGGCAACCTCGACGTGCAGTGCTGGGTCAATGGCGAACTGCGTCAGAACGCCAACACGCGCGATCTGATCTTCGACATCCCCGCCATCATCGAATGCATCTCGGCCTCGATGACGCTGGAGACCGGCGATATCATCGCCACCGGCACGCCGGCCGGCGTCGGCATCGGTTTCACGCCGCCGAAGTTCCTCGCCAGCGGCGACGTGGTAAAGGTTGCCATCAGCGGCCTCGGCGAGATCGAGAACCGCGTGGTCTGA